GATCTTGTCGACGCCCTTGAGCAGTTCGGGATCGATCCGGAGCTCATCGAGGGTCAGCCTGCCGTGGACGTCGGAGCGGCCCAGCAGGGTCTGCAGCACGGCGTCCGGCTGGTCGTGGATTTCCTTCTCCATAAAGGACGGGAAGCCGCCCTTCTCCGCGGAGGCGGGATCCCAGTTGACGTGGTATTCCTTGCCCTCGGCCGGGCCGCCGAAGAAGTCGGTGATCTCCACGGTGTCCGCGGTGATGGTCACGATCTGGTCCTGGCCGAGTTCCACGGCGCGGCGGGTGTAGTCGATGAAGCCGGAGACGTCCGAGCCGAGGAAGTTCTCGCCCTCGCCCAGGCCCACCACCAGCGGGGAGTTGCGGCGGGCGGCCACGACGACGTCGGGCTGGTCCGCGTGCACTGCGAGCAGCGTGAAGGCGCCCTCGAGGCGCTGGCAGGCAAGCTGCATGGCCTTTGTCAGGCCGCCCTTGGAGAGGTCGCCGCCGAGCTGGTTCCGGTAGATGTCGCCGAGGAGCGCGGCGGCCACCTCGGTGTCGGTCTCGGAGTGGAACGTCACGCCCTTGCGGACGAGTTCCTGCTTCAGCTCTGCGAAGTTTTCGATGATGCCGTTGTGGATGAGCGCCAGCTTCCCGTCGTCGGACAGGTGCGGGTGGGCGTTCTGGTCAGTGGGGCCGCCATGGGTCGCCCAGCGGGTGTGACCGATCCCGGTCATGGCCTCGGGCAGCGGGTTGGCCTCGAGTTCGGCGATCAGGTTGCTCAGTTTGCCCGACTTCTTGCGGGACGAAATGGCACCGTCCGCGACGACGGCGATCCCCGCGGAGTCGTAGCCGCGGTACTCCAGGCGCCGCAATCCCTCCAGGACAACGTCCAGGGCTTTGTGTTCAGTATTTACCCGGCCAGCCGCGCGGCCTACATATCCAACGATTCCACACATGGGCATAAGCCTAGCGGGTTTCCCGGTCCTCCGACGTAGGATGAGCGGCCCGGACCCGCCTGCCGGGGGCCGCGGGGGCCTCCATTTCGCTCTGGGCGTTGTCAAGGGCAGAATCTCTAGGGTGACTTTGCAACGCAACGACGCGAACGGCGAGGGTGTCTCCCCGTTTGTTGAGCTGGACCGGCAGACCTGGTCCCGGCTCGCTGCCCAGATGGAGCAGCCCCTCAACGAAGAGGACGTGCTCCGCCTCCGCGGCCTGGGCGACCCCCTCGACATGAAGGAGGTCCGGGAGGTCTACCTGCCGCTGTCCCGGTTGCTGCACCTCTATGTCGAGGCCGCCAACCAGCTCCACGCGGCGACCACCACGTTCCTGGGCGAGAAGACCCAGCGCACCCCGTTTGTCATCGGTGTGGCCGGCTCGGTCGCGGTGGGGAAATCGACCATCGCCCGGGTGCTCCGTGAAATGCTGCGGCGCTGGCCGGGCACCCCGAACGTGGAACTCATCACCACCGACGGCTTCCTGTACCCGCTCGCCGAGCTCAAGCGCCGGCAGCTCCTGGACCGCAAGGGTTTCCCGGAGTCCTACGACCGCCGTGCCCTGTTGCGTTTCGTGAGCGAGGTCAAGGGAGGCGCCGAGGAAGTGCGCGCCCCCTGGTACTCGCACGTCACCTACGACATCGTTCCGGGCAAGGAGGTCGTGGTCCGCCGGCCGGACGTGCTCATCGTCGAGGGGCTCAACGTCCTGGCCCCGGCCCGTCCACGCCACGACGGGAGGCAGGGCCTCGCCCTGAGCGACTTCTTCGACTTTTCGATCTACGTGGACGCCAAGACCTCCTATATCGAGGAGTGGTACGTGGACCGCTTCCGCAAGCTGCGGACCACCGCCTTCGCACAGCCGGAATCGTACTTCCACCGTTACGCGACACTGTCCGACTCCGAGGCCGAGCAGACCGCCCGCGACATCTGGAAGCGCATCAACGAGCCGAACCTGGAGGAAAACGTCCTCCCCACGCGCGGCCGGGCCCAACTGGTGCTGACCAAGGACGCCGACCACTCCATCCGCCGTATGCTGCTGCGCAAGGTCTAGCGCAGGTGTGCCAGAACGCCGGCGGCGGCGCGGAAAGCCCGGGAAGCCCCAGTCGGCGGGCGTTCGGGCGCATCGTGGCCGCGGGCGCAGGGGTCGCGGCGCTGGCCGCCGTGGCCGCCTGCAGCCCGGAGGGCAGGACGCAGGCCGCCCCTTCCGGCACAGGCGTGCCAACTGGGAGCCCCTCCCCCACGGCCCAGGCCTCCGCGGGATCACCAGCCGCCACGGCCGCGGCGACGACGACGAACCCCGCCGACCCCGGCCCGGCCGTTTCCCCCGGTTCGAACTCCCCGGCGGCCAGTTCCCCGGCGGCCGCGGCGCCCGGCCGGCAGTATTCCCTCACGGATCCCACGAGCCCGTGGGTGGTGGTGAACAAGCACCGTCCGCTCTCCCCCGCGGCCTTCGTACCGCCGGACCTGGTGCAGCCCGCAGTCCGGCTTGCGGTATCCGGGGAGGCTGCGCTGTTGAACAGCACGACGGCGGCGGCGGCCCAGCGGATGTTCACGGACGCGGCCGCGGCCGGCGTCGTCCTGGTCCTGGCGAGTGGCTACCGCTCCTTCGCCACCCAGACAGCCACCTACAACAGCTACGTGAACTCCCGCGGGCGCGCCGAAGCGGACACCGCATCCGCCCGCCCGGGCCACTCGGAGCACCAGACCGGCTGGTCCTTCGACATCGGCGACGGCGGCGGCGCCTGCAGCTTCCAGCCGTGCTTCGCGGAACAGCCGGCCGCCGTGTGGGCCAAGGCCAACGCCCACCGTTTCGGCTTTGTGGTCCGCTACCCCTGGATGTTCCACCAGATCACCGGCTACTACTACGAGCCGTGGCACCTGCGCTACGTTGGCATCGAGGCCGCCGTCGACATGCACACCCGCGGCGTTGCCACGCTTGAGGAGTACTTCGGCTTGGAGCCGGCACCGTCCTACCTCTGAGCCTGTAGATTGGCGGGATGGGGGACACCGGGGCCAGCAGTGACCAGGGATAAATCAGCGCCATCGTGCAGCGGATTGCCGCACTGGCGTATGCCGATGAGCGGCTGGGCAAGGGCGGCCCGGACGCGGAGTTGCCAACCGAACTCGGCGCTGCGCTTGCGTTTCTGCCGCAGCTCAGGCTCCCCACCCTTCGGGCCCTGGAAAAGGACCTCGCCCGGCCGGACAGCCTCGCAACCGGCGGAATGCAGGGCCGGAGGCGAGCCGGCGAACCAGGCGTAGCACGGTTCCTCGTCCGCGCGTGCTCGCAGACCCGTCGCCCGTACAGCTCCCCGCTCACCGCTCACGCGATCGACGCGTCGTTGCTCGACCAGCTGATGTTCCGCGACGTCCGGCTGGCTCATGGCAGCACTATGTTTCACCGGTGTTTTGACCGCGTCAAGGACCTCCTGGGCCTCGGCCCGGAAGACAGCCTGGCCGAACACGGCGCCGCCCGGTACGGTGCCCGCGGAGTGGCCACACTCTTGAACACCGCAGTGTCTGTGGCAGAGCTCCAGTTCAGCCAAACATCCGCCCACATCACGCCCCAGATGGGTTACACGGGTTTGGACGCTTACGCCGACGCTCAGGACGACTGCCGTTCCATGACCGCCCCGTTCGCCCGCTGGATTTTGCAGACCGACCCCGCTCCTGCCACCGTCGCTGCCCTTGCCGCCAAGGGGCGACTGGCCAAATATGGGATATCCCCAGCCGAGCTGGACCCGGAGGAGCTGCGGGTGGAGCTCGCCCGGGCGGATGTTTCCGCGGTGGCCGACAAGCTGTCCGGCCTGGCGGCTCCCAGCCCTCAAAGCCCGGGTGGCGGCAGCAGCAACCCGGACGGGCCCCGGAGGCGCCGCTCCGACTTCCCGGAACTCGACGACGGCGCGATGGGAAGTTTCGAAGTCACCGTCCCGCCGACCGCACGCAATCCCGCCACGGCCGGAGATGCTTTCGAGAAACACATCTCCCGCAGGAAATCCACCACCGCCCTCCGGCGGCTCAAGGCGATCATCTGGATTGGCTGTCCACTCGCCGTCGTCGCCATTTCCGTCTGGATGGCCGCGCCGGCCGTGGAAGAGCTGCTGCGGGGCGCCGGAAAGAACGCGTGGAAAGGACTTACGGCATTTGTCCTATCCGAGGCCTTGGGCGGATGCCTGATCGCCGTGGGGATCTCGTCCTTGCTGGAACTTCGGGTCAACGGGTTTTTCTCGGTGGCCCGTCAGCTCAGCCCCTACACGGTGCTGCAGGGGCGAAGGAATAAAGAGTTCCTGGACGCCCTGCGAGTTCTTCGCCCAGGCCTGTTCGACGGGTCTGCGACGGCGGGCCTGCCACGGCTGTTCACTCTCTTTTTCGACAAGGAAGGGGCGTTGCTGCTTGGCGGCCGCGAACAACCCGCGGTCCTCGCCGCATTTCATTGGCTGCATGTGCGCCGGATCCTGGCAGAACCGCCCGCCCGCGGGCGCCGGGCCAGGCCGGGCGACGGCCAGCGTGTGATCCTCATGGTTCGGCAGGGCGGTGCGGACGTGAGGCTGGCTTTCCCGCTCGAACGCGCCAAGGTTGCCTGGACCACCGCACATTTTTGGAAGCTGATCCGGTCAAGGCTGCCCTGGCGCTCGTCGAGGGGCTCCGGAACCTCAGCTCCCTTGAAGGTCCGGGCATTTCCCAGCAAGGGATGCGGACATTGACCCCGGAGATTGAGGAACGCATCCACTTGTTGTTGCGCCAGGACGCCGTACTGGAAGGCACGGACTACGAAAGGGAGGCGCTGGAGTACGAACGGCGGCCCCGGTCTCTCCTTGCACCCGCGGCCTCGGCCTTCCTCCGCGACCGCCGGGTTCAGATAGTCCGCGGGCTGGTTGTCGTAGCTCTGCTCTGCGCGGCGGGCCCGTCGCTGCTCACGTTCTTCCTGCGGTAGGGTCCGGCTCTGACGGCCCGCCAGGTACGCGATATTACATGGCCGTCACTCCGGGTTAACAGCGCTGGGCTAGGTTAGTGTCCATGCTGACAGGATTCAAGAATTTCATTCTTAAGGGCAACGTCGTGGACCTTGCCGTCGCAGTCGTCATCGGCGCCGCCTTTGGCTCCGTGGTAACGGCCCTTGTCCAAAGCGTCCTCATGCCGTTCATCGCCGGCCTGGTTGGCTCGCCCAACTTCGACAGCTTCGCCGTCGTCACCTTGAACGGCAACGACATCAAGTTCGGCGTGTTGCTGACGGCGATCGTCAATTTCCTGCTCGTCGCGGCCGCTATCTACTTCGTCGTTGTGGTGCCGATGAACCACATGATCGAACGTCGCAACCGCCGGCTGGGCATCAGCCAGGATGTCAAGGAAGAGGCGGCCGAGGACCCGCAGATCGCCCTGCTGACCGAGATCCGCGACGCCCTGACGCGCACCCACTAGTTCCAGCAGCAAACAAAAGTGGCCCGCTTCCTTTCGGAGGCGGGCCACTTTTTTGCAGATGTGGGGTCAGTCAGACACGAGGGCAAGGGCTAATTCGGTCCGGACCACCTGGGCGAGCCCTTCGGCGACTTCCTGCGCGGTGTCGTGGTCGCCGGCTTCCACCATGACCCGGACGACCGGTTCGGTACCGGACGGCCGCAGCAGCACGCGTCCGGTGTCGCCCAGCTGCGCCTCGGCCTGGGCCACGGCCTCCGCCACGGCCTCGTCGCCGTTGACGCGGGTACGGTCGACGCCCTTGACGTTGATGAGCACCTGCGGGAGCTTGGTCATGACCTTGGCCAGCTCCTTGAGCGGGCGGCCGGTCAGCGCCACCTGGGCTGCAAGCTGGAGGCCGGTCAGCACCCCGTCGCCGGTGGTGGCGTGGTCCGCGAAAATGACGTGGCCGGACTGTTCGCCGCCGAGGTTGAAGCCGCCTTCGCGCATGCCCTCGAGCACGTAGCGGTCGCCCACGCCGGTCTCGCGGAGGCTGATGCCGGCGTCACGCAGGGCGAGCTTGAGTCCCAGATTGCTCATCACGGTAGCCACGAGGACGTCATCCTTGAGCTTGCCGGCATCCTTGAGGGCCACGGCGAGGATGGCCATGATCTCATCGCCGTCCACCTCGTTGCCTTCGTGGTCCACCGCGAGGCAGCGGTCGGCGTCGCCGTCGTGTGCGATGCCGAGGTCGGCGCCGCACTCCAGGACCGCCTGCTTAAGCGGGCCGAGGTGCGTCGAGCCCACCCCGTCGTTGATGTTGAGGCCGTCAGGTTCGGCTCCGATGACCACCACCTCGGCCCCGGCGTCCTTGAAGACCTGGGGAGAGCAGCCGCTGGCGGCGCCGTGCGCACAGTCCAAGACCACCTTCAGGCCGTCAAGCCGGTGCGGGAGGGTGCCCAGCAGGTGCACGATGTAGCGGTCCTCGGCGTCGGAGAAGCGCTGGATCCGGCCCACCTCGCCGCCGACGGGGCGGTAGGGCTCCTTGGTCAGCTGTTCTTCGATGGCGTCTTCGACGTCGTCGGGGAGCTTCTGGCCGCCGCGGGCGAAGAATTTGATGCCGTTGTCCGGTGCCGGGTTGTGGGAGGCGGAAATCATCACGCCGAAGTCGGCGTCAAGGTCCGCCACGAGGTATGCCGCGGCAGGGGTGGGCAGCACCCCGGCGTCGTAGACATCGATGCCGGAGCTGGAGAGCCCGGCCTCCACGGCGGCAGCGAGGAATTCCCCGCTGGCCCGCGGATCGCGGGCGACGACCGCGCGGGGCCGTTTGCCGTCGATGCTGCGGTCGTGGCCAAGCACGACGGCGGCGGCCTGCGCCAGCTGCATCGCAAGCTCTGCCGTCAGTAGACCGTTAGCCAGGCCTCGGACTCCATCTGTTCCAAATAATCTAGACATCGTGTCCAAGTTTAGTCGATGGCACGCCCAGCTCCCGCCCCGGGCGGCCGGACGGGCGTTAAACGACGGAAGCCCGCCCCGCACAAGTGCGGGACGGGCTTCCGGTGAGCGTGCTTAGCGCTTGGGGATCCGAGCGCTGAAAAGCGCCGCGGGGCCCAGTCTGTGGTCGCGCCAGCGGCCGCAGACTGGGAAGGCGCTGTTTAGCGCTTGGAGTACTGCTGAGCCTTACGTGCCTTCTTGAGACCAGCCTTCTTACGCTCGATGACGCGTGCGTCACGGGTGAGGTAGCCGGCCTTCTTCAGGGTGGCGCGGTTGTTCTCGACGTCGATCTCGTTCAGCGAACGGGCGATGCCGAGGCGCAGTGCACCGGCCTGGCCGGAGGGGCCACCGCCGTGGATGCGGGCAATAACGTCGTAGGCGCCTTCGAGATCGAGAATCTTGAAGGGCTCGTTGACGTCCTGCTGGTGCAGCTTGTTCGGGAAGTAGTTCGACAGCTCGCGGCCGTTGATGGTCCACTTGCCGGAGCCCGGAACAACGCGAACGCGTGCAACGGCTTCCTTGCGGCGGCCAACAGCTGCGCCGGCGACGGTCAGTGCCGGACGTTCCTTCTTCGGCGCCGCTGCATCCGCAGCTCCGCTTTCCGAGGTGTAGCTGGTCAGGTTTTCCTCAGCCTCAACGGCTTCGGTGGTCTCTTCGTTCTGAGCCACGGTTCTCCTTGTATTAATAAGTTGTTTGGTGGCCAGGACTACTGGGCGACCTGGGTGATTTCGAAAGT
The nucleotide sequence above comes from Arthrobacter sp. KBS0702. Encoded proteins:
- the coaA gene encoding type I pantothenate kinase, which produces MTLQRNDANGEGVSPFVELDRQTWSRLAAQMEQPLNEEDVLRLRGLGDPLDMKEVREVYLPLSRLLHLYVEAANQLHAATTTFLGEKTQRTPFVIGVAGSVAVGKSTIARVLREMLRRWPGTPNVELITTDGFLYPLAELKRRQLLDRKGFPESYDRRALLRFVSEVKGGAEEVRAPWYSHVTYDIVPGKEVVVRRPDVLIVEGLNVLAPARPRHDGRQGLALSDFFDFSIYVDAKTSYIEEWYVDRFRKLRTTAFAQPESYFHRYATLSDSEAEQTARDIWKRINEPNLEENVLPTRGRAQLVLTKDADHSIRRMLLRKV
- a CDS encoding D-alanyl-D-alanine carboxypeptidase family protein; this translates as MCQNAGGGAESPGSPSRRAFGRIVAAGAGVAALAAVAACSPEGRTQAAPSGTGVPTGSPSPTAQASAGSPAATAAATTTNPADPGPAVSPGSNSPAASSPAAAAPGRQYSLTDPTSPWVVVNKHRPLSPAAFVPPDLVQPAVRLAVSGEAALLNSTTAAAAQRMFTDAAAAGVVLVLASGYRSFATQTATYNSYVNSRGRAEADTASARPGHSEHQTGWSFDIGDGGGACSFQPCFAEQPAAVWAKANAHRFGFVVRYPWMFHQITGYYYEPWHLRYVGIEAAVDMHTRGVATLEEYFGLEPAPSYL
- the mscL gene encoding large conductance mechanosensitive channel protein MscL, whose amino-acid sequence is MLTGFKNFILKGNVVDLAVAVVIGAAFGSVVTALVQSVLMPFIAGLVGSPNFDSFAVVTLNGNDIKFGVLLTAIVNFLLVAAAIYFVVVVPMNHMIERRNRRLGISQDVKEEAAEDPQIALLTEIRDALTRTH
- the glmM gene encoding phosphoglucosamine mutase, with amino-acid sequence MSRLFGTDGVRGLANGLLTAELAMQLAQAAAVVLGHDRSIDGKRPRAVVARDPRASGEFLAAAVEAGLSSSGIDVYDAGVLPTPAAAYLVADLDADFGVMISASHNPAPDNGIKFFARGGQKLPDDVEDAIEEQLTKEPYRPVGGEVGRIQRFSDAEDRYIVHLLGTLPHRLDGLKVVLDCAHGAASGCSPQVFKDAGAEVVVIGAEPDGLNINDGVGSTHLGPLKQAVLECGADLGIAHDGDADRCLAVDHEGNEVDGDEIMAILAVALKDAGKLKDDVLVATVMSNLGLKLALRDAGISLRETGVGDRYVLEGMREGGFNLGGEQSGHVIFADHATTGDGVLTGLQLAAQVALTGRPLKELAKVMTKLPQVLINVKGVDRTRVNGDEAVAEAVAQAEAQLGDTGRVLLRPSGTEPVVRVMVEAGDHDTAQEVAEGLAQVVRTELALALVSD
- the rpsI gene encoding 30S ribosomal protein S9 encodes the protein MAQNEETTEAVEAEENLTSYTSESGAADAAAPKKERPALTVAGAAVGRRKEAVARVRVVPGSGKWTINGRELSNYFPNKLHQQDVNEPFKILDLEGAYDVIARIHGGGPSGQAGALRLGIARSLNEIDVENNRATLKKAGYLTRDARVIERKKAGLKKARKAQQYSKR